The Eptesicus fuscus isolate TK198812 chromosome 20, DD_ASM_mEF_20220401, whole genome shotgun sequence genome contains the following window.
ATGCTCTGAACCCTTTTCGAGCCACCCTGTCCTAAGACTGTTGTTTTTCATGTCCCCTCAGATGCAAGCTCCAGAGTCAGGGCCTTCCTCAATTCAGAAGTCCCCCATGACAACTCCCTTCCCCCCGAGCCTGGCATCATCCCTCACACCCCAATACCAAACCTGGAGCCACTGACAAGGCAGCCTGGGGCTCACCAAACTTCCTGAATACCTAAACCCTGCTAGTTCCCTGGCCAACCTGCCTGAGTGACTGGGGAGGACATAAGCGACTCACACTACAGACCTCACTGctaaaccaaggcacagagagggggcCAAGCTAGAATCCAGGAGAGGACCCCTGGTtccaaaagggaaggaaaaggcagTCTGACTTAGATTTTTCTTACTAgctagctgtgtggtcttgggtaagttacttaacctctctgagccttggttttcttatctCTGATAGTAATCATTACCTTGTAGGACACCAAATAAAATCATGAATGCAGACCAGCCAGCAGGATGCCTCCCTCTTCCAAGGGTCCCCTGCCCTCTCACCTTGACCCAGAGGTCCAGGTGCACTTTGTACTGCTTCTGCTGCTCCTCAGCCAGCTTTTTGTAGTGCTCCTTCTGGCTCTGGGAGATGCGCTGCCAGCGGCTGCCAATCTCCACCATGCGCTCCTTCAGGGGCAGGTGGTTCAGCTCCCCGTTGGACAGCAGCTCCTGGGAGAACTTCTGGTAACCGTTCCTGAGAAGAAGCGGGGGCGGTGCAGGGAGGGTCAGAATACCGTCCAAGTAGCTCTCCAGCTCTGACCCTCCTCACCTCCAGGGTGGGCTCCGGACTCACATGGGAGGCTTCTTGGGTTCTCCCTGGAACTTCATCTTCTTGGATGAGTTTGCAGCAGCTGGGGGCGCCCTCATCTCACTCAGCTCTCTCTGTGGGGATACACAGAAAGGCTACAGtcatcccatccccaccccccaacatatTTCTATCTCTTGTCCCATGCCATGAGTGTCTCAGCTGACTCCTTGTGTGTgccaggaaggaggagaaactgaggcacggccAGGGAGCAACTTGCTAACAATTCACACCTGTGGTGGGCACTGCGGTTTGAAAGTGCTGCCATAATTGCACTCATGTGACTTCCATTGTCCGATCCATTTAACTGATGTGtgaccgaggctcagagaaggaagtTGAGAGACTTGTTCTGGGTCACACAACCAAGGCTGGGATTTGGGGCACCAAGCCCCAAGCAGTGACGAAAGCTGCACACCAGAAAGGGGGCCCCCAAATTTTAAGTGGAGGGTGGTGGCCCcagctccaccccaccccattgcACAACTCTAACCAGCAGCCCCTTCCCACCTCGTATCGCTTTTGGTCTTCAGCCGCCTTCTTAATCCACATCAGTTTCTCCTTCTTTTCCATGTTGTTCCAGGTCATCTCCATGGCTTTCAAGGCCTTCACCCGATCATTCTGGGGACAGACAGGGCTGTCAGCTGTGGGAGGGGTCACCTGGGACTGGAGGAGGCCTGCGTGGGCAGGCTGCTGAACCCCTTTGCCCCTCTTTCCTACCTTGAAGCGGGCCAGGTAGTCCCCGATGACGCTCTGTTGCCAGATCTCCTCGGCTCTCTTGGGTGACTCCGGCAGTTTGCCCCTTTCCTCGCGCTCCCCAGCCGGCTTCCTCTCAGACTGGGCCTTCAGCGCTGCTTCCCGGGCCTTGTATTTGGCCTGCAGAGGGATGGCACCAGGCATCAGCCTTCCGGCCACCCCCAGAGGGCGCTCGTTCCCCATCCAGCTGTTGAAGGTTCCCAGCAGAGGCTGGGCCGGTGCAGACATCTCCAGCCTCGGgctcagccccgcccaccagcgCTGCTCCCCAGGGAGCCAACAGCCCTCAGCTGACAGCTTCCCGCCTTCCGGCTGGACTCGCTGggctcccagccccagcacctgAGCCCAGGCACCAGTGTGGctggcacagggcaggggtgaggaagTGCGGCCAGGCCCGAGAGGAGAAGCGGCCCATATTCAGATGCCTGGCAGCCCCTCtggtctggccagcctgacctTCTTCTTCTCGGATAAGTCGTTCCACATGCGGGCCAGCAGGCGCGTCAGCTCGCTCTCTGAGAGCTCCGGCCGCTCCTCCTGCAGCTGCCGCCGCTTCTCCTCGGAGAAGATGAACATGGCTGACACTGGCCTCTTGGGCTTCTCTGAGCTGCCCTGTAGGTGTGCAAAGAAGGTCAGAGTCCGTGGAGTGTTGACAGGGAGCCtgccttccccactcccaccagctcAGCGGCGCTCCCTGCCCACCTTGCCCCCTTCCTGGGAGGGCTTCTTGGAGGCTGGGCTGGTGGTTTGCTTCTTGTTGATGTTCAACATCTTTTCTTCCCCCAGGACCCgctgctgctcctcctctggCAGGCTCTGGTCCAGGGAGAAGAGGCGGCATGGGCTTGTGTGCCCCGTTCCCAGCCCGCTCCCAAACTGTCCAACGGGTCCTGCACACCGCCTCACCCACTCACCTCTAGAAAACGGAGCAGTTCCACCTCGTAGTCTTTCTTTTtctgggaaaggaaggggagcCAGGGTCAGTCTGGGGGCAGGCTCACTGGGAACCCTCGTGGGTGGTAAGCAGAAGGCCCAACGTTATCTGTTGGTCTGTCCAGGTGCTAGACCCAGCACACCAACTTTGAAGCAGGTGCCCGAGGGGTCAGACCTCATGCTTCAAGGCTCCCCAGGCTCTCCAGGAATCCTCCCTCTCCAGGGGCGCTCCCGCCACAGCTCACCTGGTCGCACTTCTTGTGGTAGGCATCCTTCTCCTTCTGGGAGAGCAGCTTCCACTGCTGGCTGCATAGCACCATGCGCTCTGTGCTGGGCACGTCCTTCATGTTGGCCATCAGCTCTGCGCAGTACAGCGAGTAGCTGTTCCTATCAGAACCAGAGCACGGGAGGAGCATCCCTGTGAGCAACAGGGCGGCCCAGGGCAGCAGAGCCCGGGCCCAGGTCCTTCACCAGGCAGCTCTCCACCTGCCCAGGtgcccactcacccacccaccccagggccGTGCTCACGGAGGTGGCTTGGTAGGTCGCCCATCAAATTTGTCCTTGAGCTGGCGTTCAGCCTTGGTGAGGGTGGACTTGGTGATGCCCTCCTCACTGATGTTCAGCTCGGGGTGCTTCTGGATATAGTCACGCATAATCTCCTGCAGAGTGAGGTGGGAGGATGGAGGGCAACGGGGTGTGGGGTTAGCGGGGgccaggaagggggggggagagccgctgggaaggggaggcagggagcaaaGCTGGGGGGTGGCCGTGTGTGTGCTGTGCCACACAAAtggtgccctgccctgccctagcCTGAGATCTCATGGGTAGGGGGGTGTGGGGAAGGTAGGGGCAGAGGTGAGGGGCCCAGAAGGCCCCTCCCTCAGTGGAGGGATGGGGAGTGACCGCCTCCCGCGGAGTGCGGGGGCCACAGAGTCAGAGGGCAGAGGCTCATGAAGAGCCGGATGGGGAGGAGCGCAGCGGAAGCCTAACCTCGTACTCCTTCCGCTGCTCCAGGGCCTTATGAATCCATTTCAGCCTCTTTTTGTCCGAGAGCTGAGACCACTGCTTCCCCAGGGAGTCCTTCACCTCCTTCGTAGTGGCCTGCAAACCAAAAGCCgtcagacacacacaggcagccaggggcagggggaagggaggggggtggggggcacagaggccccgccccctcgggcCACAGGAGGTCACAGGAGTGTCCCCCACAGGCCAGGAGGAGAAGGCGGAGAGGCGGGGGTCCCGCCTGGGTGCAAGGGGACAGGCTCACTcacacgcgcacgcacacgcTTGCACGCCAGCTGGCCCGGGCCCTGTCCATGCAGCCCACCCCTGGGGCGGggcctcctctcctgctccaTGCCCAGCCGACCTGGCGCGGCTCCCCCCCTTGCCACCGCCAtgtgccctctgcccccaccccttggCCGGACACTCACATCTGGCCGAACTTTGAGATACACTTTCTTCTCGTGGGTGTACCACAGCTGCTGGGGGGTTTTGGGCttctcggggatgtccgacttcttgGCATTCTGGATTAAGTCAGGGTGATCCTCCCTAGCCAGGGCATGGGGAGCAACAATCAGCAATTTGGAGGGAGATCCTGCCAGGGCAGACCCGGCTAGCTgccccgcccaccaaggctcctaGGACTACCGATTGGAGACTAGTGGGACAGTGGCTGCCTGACTGTCCCTGCCCTTGAGCATGACCCACTAGGGTTCACACGTGACCCGTCATCTTCCATGCCTCACGGATGGCAGGCTTGAGGCTCTGGTCAGTGTTAGCCTATCCTGTCACACCCAGCGCCCTGTGGCCCTCCTCTGGGCTCCACTGCCTTACCTGAATCGGGCCAGGTTTCGCTCGAACTCCTGTTTCTCCCTCTGGAAGTCCTGAATATACTTCatctggggggaggaggggaccggGTCATCCACAACCCAAGGCCTGAGCTACAAAAGCCAGAGTCCTCCTTGCTAGCTATTTTGCCTCCCAGTTGGTGACATGGATGAATGGAGGATGGCATGAGCAGGCAGGGGATGCCGGCCTGCCttccggtggggggtggggggtggcaggtgggggcagggctcaACAGTAGCCCAGATAAGTGAGAACTTACAGGGGTCTCCCAGAACACATCCTACTCCTTTGGTTTATGACACCCCGTCACACAGTAAACAGTGACAGGGCTGGGACTCCCCCCAAACCtacccctccacctctccccaacACCTCAAAACTCCCACAATGAGTTGTCAGGAGGTGTAGGACACGCCTCCATCACTCCCTCCTCCCATGTCTGTGGCAACTGATActggtctagcccagtggtcggcaaactcatcagtcaacagagccaaatatcaacagtacgacgatggaaatttcttttgagagccaaattttttaaacttcaactagataggtaggtacattgttattaacttaattagggtactcctaagctggcctttgctaaaaactaaaGGGGCGaaagagccacgtgtggctcgagagccgcagtttgccgaccactggtctagccccTCAGAGGTAGTCCTGCTTCCAAGGCAGGAGAGGAGTGTGTTGAAGGGAACCCAGAGTGAATTCTTGCAATGCAAGTCACATCCTAATAGATGTCTCTTAAATTGGGATATTTACCCCCATCCACCACCTCTGGATCCCTGGCTATCCTTCACAATTCTGATaccatcctccttccctcctcagccATCGCCTTCTCTGCCACTAGGCGTCCCCATTTTCTCCTTCACCCCTTCCATCAGCCTGGTCCTCCTTCCCAACCATCACCTGACTCTTCCCAACTTCTCCACACTCCTCTCTCCTTCATTCCCAGCGTCTTTTTCCTTCCTGATCTACCTTCGGTCATGGCTCCCAGCCAGTGttcacctcccttcccccaccccgctTGCCTAGATTCACAATCATTAGCACTGGAAGGGGCCCGGGGCTCATAGTGTTTGAGCCCAATCCCTGCCTCGTGCGGAAGAGACACCAGGTGTGGGAAGCCCCGCTTTCCTCGGGCTCCCACAGAAAATTGGGAGCAGAGCCCAGCCTGCTTGACCCCAATCTCAGCCCTCCTCACACAACAGCAGCTTTTCGAGCTGGATGGCACCTCGGAGCCGGGGCTCAGCCTCCACACCCGTCAGCTAAGACCAGGCCTGGAGCAGTCAGGTGACTTACCGAAGGGCACACACGGCAATTCAGTGGGAGCCAGAACAGGTCCAAGCCTCACGTCCCCTAGGCCAGCACACTACCCACTCTATCACAGttcctcctgtccctccccggTCCTCGGACCCTGTCTCTTCCTCCCATCCCATGAGTGACTGGGTGTCGCTTGTATAGTTAGCTCTTCAATATCCCCATCAAAGGGTCAACAGCTGGTTTTACCCAGCCAAATTCGCTCCTTTGTGGAGTCCAGAACCAAGGGCACAAGAGCCCGCAGCCAGGGTGCATACACCAGGCAAACGGCTACCCACAGTGCAACGGCCAGTGCCACCTCCTGAGAGCTGGTTGTAGACAACTCTGATGCCCCTCATCACCTCTCTGGCTCCATCTTGGCCGTCTAGCGTCTCTTCTTTGGGTCCCTCTCTCCCTACCCCATCTCACTCATGTCCCAGCTGCAGGATCCTCCAAGTGCTTTGCTGCCTCTCTCTTTGAGGGACTATTGCTCTCACTGTACTTGACCGTCTATCTCTGCCTGGGAGGCTAGGGCGACTCTGCTCAAAGTTGACAGCCTCCAACGGTCTGGTATAGCATGAGGCCACCAGAGACCATGTGTATCCTTGGGCAAACATGTGTGCATGGGAAGGAAACCCACCTAACATATGGATGTGGCAATGAGAAGGGCTCTAGGCAGGGAGCCTAGAGCACTAAACCCGAGTCCTGTTCTAGCATCATTAGTTTTGTGACCTGGGACACGATACCCTCCAGCACCCCGGTTCCTTGCTCACAAAATCGGATAACCTGTTCTTCTGGGGCTGCCTTTATGAGGATACTGCAAGCGTCAAATGAGACCATGTCAGGACATGTCAGAGGGtgaagaactgctgtgcaggcCTAACAATGAGGATGTGCGCATGGGAGCAGAGCTGTGTAAAACAACACCGTGGACTGTGGATGGTCCCAGCACCTAGCTCAGCCTGGGTTACACCTGTGACAGTGCCTGTGATTTATGGTGTGTGGGCCGGGAAGTGGGTGATCAGGTGCGGCTGCCCAAGACCCTACTCTGCTCTGCTGACCCACCCACATCCCTGATACCAAGTCCCTTTGTCTTGACCCACCCACATCCCTGATACCAAAGTCCCTTTgtctgagtcccaccccctgacCCCAGCAGCTGCTCCCAGCCTTTTCCCTCCCAGCCACcttagcccccctccccccaccttcttcTTCTCGGGCAGTTCCTTGTATTTCTTGGACAGAATCTTGGTCAGGTCCAGGTTGCTCATCTCAGGGTGAAGTTTAGCATACTTGGCCCGCTTTTCCATGAAGAAGCGGAAATAAGGGGTCAGGGGCTTCTTTGGGAAGTCGGGGTGTTTCTGGAATGAGGGACAAGGACACAGTGAAGGTCAGACACCATCCATTCTTTGGGCCATTCCTCTCCTACCCCTTGTGCTCCTCCTCCTGGAAACTCACCTTGAGTTTTTTGCCTTTGTAAGGGTTTTTAACATGTTCCTGAGCATCGAGGATCAGTTCTGTCAATGTACGGAACTTTCTCACCTGGAAGAAGAAGGGAGGTGAGTGGAAGGGGAAGTTCAGGAGAGGGGGCACTACCCAGTAGCATACTCCCGTTTTCCAACGGGTTTCCTCTACTTTCCATTAGACTAAACGTAACGAAAGAGGAGGCGCAGAGGCCGACAGCCACACAACTCAGGTGGCTCCTCACATCGAAGCAGACACCCAGGCACTAGCTCATGCCTACTGCAGAGGCCCAGGCAGTCAGACACACCAAAGGCCAGCAACAAGGTGACCCCCTGACCTCAATGTGGTTGTCTATGCCAGCACCCCATTCAACCCCCAGAAGAGCTCAGGAAACAGAAGCTCCGAGATGGTAAGTATTCAAGGCCACAAAGCTAGAAACTGGTAGAACTGAGAACTCTAGGCCAGTGCTGTCGACTGTACCACCTCCCAAAATGCACCCGGTCTCTTTCCTTCCTGTTCATAGACTTCTGTTTCATCTCCCACACCAGGAAAGTTAAGGCAGGGGTCCGTATAGAGGTGTGCTCCTGTGTgtcaggaaggggggtggggggagggtatcAGTTACCTCGTTAGAAATCTCCACCCATTTGAGCTTGCACATGTCTCCAGAAAAGTCTTTAAATGCTACTTTTTCCCAATCCATATGTGACTCAGTGGTTTTGAACTTGGAACTGTCATTGGATGGAAGGTTGTTCTTCATGCATTCTAGCAAAGTCAGCATGTCTTCCTGAGACCAGCGGTCTGGAGAGGGGTAAGAAAGGTGATCATGACTGGCTCATGCTATCCCCTCATCAATTCCCCGGTCCCTGCGTGCTCAACTCTTCCTCCCCAGAGCTTCCCAGTCCCTGGTTACCTCCCATCTGTAGACAGACAAAACATGGCCTAGCCCTAAGGAGAAACTGTGGCCATATGAATTAGAGCAGGGATGCCTGTCCAGACAGTGTCATACCTAGAAAGCCAGACCTGAGTGCCACAAGGTACTATTTATTGTAGGGAAGGAGGAAATGAAGCTACTGTGATTGAGGCCCATTGGGAAAACAGATAGCTTatcagagaggggagggaagcaaGAGGCAACATTTCTAAAGGTGTCGCCAAGTTCAAGTGCAAATTCTAGGCAGATACCCTAAGAGTTCAACAACTGAGGATGGGATGTGGGTAGTAAGGAGAACCAATGCAATGTTTCTCTCCAGCACAGCTGGAAACTAACATTAGAGAAATGGGTATCCCATCATCCCCCTCCCTCTTGGCCTCTGAAGGAAGGTCTAAGGAGAATTTGGGGCAAGTGAGAAAAACTGAATGGAAATGGTTATTTCGTTTCCATAAAGGAAAGCTTTAATGCAAGGCAGGCAAAGGCCCTCAGGGCCCTGGCTCCAGGGAGGACCCCCAGAATTCTGAGTTGTCTTCTCAGCCTAACTCCCATATAGGCATAAAAGGGCTCTGGGCCAGTCACTGAAATGCAGCTGCAGTGAGACCTACCCTAGAGAGTGAGCTGGGAGAACAGCTATCCAAGGCTAGGCATCGAAAGGGCTCCTCATTTGCATTTACATCTGTTAACCTGGGCCTGGGTTTCTGTAAGGCAGGTCACATAAACCCAtagtcctctctcctctccatggCCCAGATGCTCAGCTTCATCTTACCACCTGCCCCCATACACACTGGATCCCTACTGGTTGGGGTAAGctctagttataaaaataactcCCTGGGTTTAGGGTCTCAAACCATCAACACACCCTTTCCAAGTACCTCACCAAAAAACTCTTCCtcttagtaataaaaaaaaccctgaaaatccTTCCCaacccctctcttctccccctgcCTCCACATTCCTCATCCTTCCTCCCATTCCAGGACACTGGGGAAGGACACATCCCAGGCTGACTGGGAACCCCAGAAGGAAGGCTTACAgggcctccttctctctctctaacaggggggggagggaaggagggagggggcataTGGAGTGTGAAAAATACAAGGCTTAATAATTTGGACTGAGCCAAACCCCCAGGGTGAGGGGTGCTTGACTCTTACAGACACCCTTGCCCTTATCTCAATTCAGAGAATGCAGAGTGGAGAAACCCTGTAGGAGGGGAGTGGAGGCAGCCATGTGGGAATAGAGGATTTAAGTTAAAGAGGACTAAGGATGGGGGCTCCTACCTTGGCCCTTGGGGGCGGCCATTTCCAGGTCTGTGGGGCAGTCTGCTTCTCCGTTCATTCTCCAGCCGTCCGGCCACCTCCAGCCACCTCCTTGGTCACGCTGGCCGGGCAATCCGGGTTCAAAGCCACCTCACCCTTCAGAAGAGATAGCAGCCTCTACTCAGAGGGAGTttctattcctccctcccccagaggggaggggggcaaacGTCCCCACTCTCAGAGAGACCCTGTCAGGACCCTAGCAGATTTAATGGGTAGGTGGGTGTGAGAGgactctcccccttttccccgtaacccccacccccagcccttgcAGCCAGGCTCGGCGGCGtgcgccctcccctgcccacgcGAGAgactgctcccagctcccagctcccgcgTGCAGCTAGCGcccgccctccttcccccacccggGCCGAGAGAAAAAACTCCTCCTCCCCTACGCGCCCGCCCGGGGGAGGCCCCAGGctggagggcgggggaggaggaagggcgggTAAAGGGCGCGCGCGGCCGCGGAAGCGGGCACGCGCCACAGtctcctcctcccgcctccccccagcCGGTTCCCCCCGCCTCCGCAACCCGGCGGGGACCCGGACGCAACGCAGCCGCCGCCGGCCCCGGAGAGCAGCGGCCGCACCGCCCCCGGGGACCGGATCCGGATTCCCGCCGCCCCCCCTCTCGGGCACCCGACGCCGTCCCTGCCCGCCTGGGCGGGCGAGCAGCCGGAAAGAAgcggcctgccccccacccccgagccACCCACCCGGGCCAGCGGGGCCGCCACCGCCCAGCTACCCCGAAGCGCACGGAGGAACCCGGCGCAGAGGCGCGACCACGGCGGGAACCGCCGCCTTCTCCCCGAGCTTGCGGCCCAGCCCCGccggcgcccccgccccggcctccgGGGAGCCGAGCCAAGGAGAGGGCGGGAGGACGGCGGCCCGGAGGCGGGGGCGCAGCGCTCAccggccccgccgccccctccgGCGGCCGGCGAGAACTGCGCCTGCCGGCTCGCAGAAGCGCGGCCTCCTCCGCTCGCGGCCGGGGCTCGGCTCGGGCCtcgcttcctgccctcccctcccctcccccggttCTCGGCGTCCTCTCCAGTGCCCTGGTCCTCCCTCGTCCCGTGTTCTGCCCGGAGGTGGCCCCGGGACCCCTCCGGGCGTTCACCGCACCCGCTGTTCGCTCCCCGCCGCCCAGTCCTGACCGCGGATGCGTCCCAAGCCGCTTCGGTTACCCGGCTCAGCGCGGCCTCCGGGCTTCCCGCTCCGGCGGCTCCCTCCCCGGTTCTGAGCGGCGGCGCCCTCCCCCGCTCGGCCGGGCACAGCCGCAGCTCCCTCCCGCGGCGGCAGCAGCTCCTCCTCCGGGCGCGGCGGCAGCGCTGgggcggcggctgctgctgctgctgctgtggcggcggctgtggctgctgcctgctgctcctcgcGGCGAAAAGCACAAAGCACAGCGCCCTCCGCCTGCAGgcagcccgcccgccgcccgcccgccggccccggcCTCAGCTCGCACACCCCCCGCCGCCGCAGCAGCCTCCGCCGCcggagcggggaggaggagggagaagggaggaggaggagcgggaggggggcgggagaagCGGGGCAGCGAGCGCGTCCTTCCCCGTGGAGCGCACACCGACCCCCGGGGAGCGAGCGCCAGCCCGCCCGCCTCGCCGGCTCCGCTCCCTCCCACAGCCTGCCCGGGCGGGCTCCGCggggggcagctgggaggaggggcgggagctGGGGGGACCCGGGCGGCCGAggcggagggaaggaaggagaggagggggggtggtgtggtgctggtggtggcggcggcggcggctgctgctgctgccggggaggggggggccggggcagggagaCACGCAGCCGCCCGGATGGCGGCGGAGCTCGGAGCCGGGACGGGCGGGCGCCGAGAGCGACCTCGCCAGACCCGCGGGGGAACTGGCATGCTCGGccgtggggagggagggcgcgaGGCGCGGTCTGAGAGGGTGCCCGGAGGGGCCCCCGGCGGCCTGGGAGGCTTCGGGGTGCCCGTAGCCCTGCTCCGGAGCTCTCCCCCAAGTCCTCTAGGCTCAGATTCGGGCTTCCACGCCAGCTCtcgcccgctccccgctcccgccACCCGAAGCCGGCGGACCGCTCCCACCCTCATCCCCGGAGCGTGGCCACCAGCTTGGGGCGCACGCTAGTCGTACGCGGCGCCAGGCTTCGGCGCCTACCTCGCGGTTCCCTTGCTACCGAAGAGAATACACAcgaaagttaaaaaagaaaaagacagcaaaCCTACAAAATTCCCTCTccgtaaatttaaaaacaaaaaccctttgCTTCTTACACCCCAGAAAGGGCGAGGGAGCGACGGGCTCCGGCAGAGGAGCCTCTCGGGGAGCCGGTTCAATCCAGCCCGGCATgtctccccaggcctgcccgggCGCATGGAGATCGGCGCCGCTGCCTCTCGCAGCCAGCTCTCCCCCGAAATCTACGGCGCTGGGGCTCACTTACCGAGCGTGTGAATGGGAGCGCGGGCCAGGGGCACCTCGGGGTGCGGCGGGCCGAAGAGCCGAGCCGCAGCTCCGCCGCAGCCGATGCCGGGGCTGTGAGTCGCCAGACAAAGCCCGAGATGGCGAAGCGGAGCGACGGCTAATGGCGAGCCCCACGCGccgcgctccgcccgccccgctccgcccgcccgcccgcccgcctcggCGCAGCGCGGCGCCGCTCCGAGCGCTCGACCGTCAGAGCCGCCTcggcgccgccgcctcccgggccACCCAGGCCTCGCCTggcccctccgcctcctccggGCTGCTCAGCCTcaccctttccctcccactgcgCTGGGGGCTGCacgaaaataaataaaaagaaaaaaatgcttttctttcttt
Protein-coding sequences here:
- the UBTF gene encoding nucleolar transcription factor 1 isoform X2, whose protein sequence is MNGEADCPTDLEMAAPKGQDRWSQEDMLTLLECMKNNLPSNDSSKFKTTESHMDWEKVAFKDFSGDMCKLKWVEISNEVRKFRTLTELILDAQEHVKNPYKGKKLKKHPDFPKKPLTPYFRFFMEKRAKYAKLHPEMSNLDLTKILSKKYKELPEKKKMKYIQDFQREKQEFERNLARFREDHPDLIQNAKKSDIPEKPKTPQQLWYTHEKKVYLKVRPDEIMRDYIQKHPELNISEEGITKSTLTKAERQLKDKFDGRPTKPPPNSYSLYCAELMANMKDVPSTERMVLCSQQWKLLSQKEKDAYHKKCDQKKKDYEVELLRFLESLPEEEQQRVLGEEKMLNINKKQTTSPASKKPSQEGGKGSSEKPKRPVSAMFIFSEEKRRQLQEERPELSESELTRLLARMWNDLSEKKKAKYKAREAALKAQSERKPAGEREERGKLPESPKRAEEIWQQSVIGDYLARFKNDRVKALKAMEMTWNNMEKKEKLMWIKKAAEDQKRYERELSEMRAPPAAANSSKKMKFQGEPKKPPMNGYQKFSQELLSNGELNHLPLKERMVEIGSRWQRISQSQKEHYKKLAEEQQKQYKVHLDLWVKSLSPQDRAAYKEYISNKRKSMTKLRGPNPKSSRTTLQSKSESEEDEDEDEDEDDEDEEEEDDENGDSSEDGGDSSESSSEDESEDGDENEEDDEDEDDDEDDDEDEDNESEGSSSSSSSSGDSSDSDSN
- the UBTF gene encoding nucleolar transcription factor 1 isoform X1, with product MNGEADCPTDLEMAAPKGQDRWSQEDMLTLLECMKNNLPSNDSSKFKTTESHMDWEKVAFKDFSGDMCKLKWVEISNEVRKFRTLTELILDAQEHVKNPYKGKKLKKHPDFPKKPLTPYFRFFMEKRAKYAKLHPEMSNLDLTKILSKKYKELPEKKKMKYIQDFQREKQEFERNLARFREDHPDLIQNAKKSDIPEKPKTPQQLWYTHEKKVYLKVRPDATTKEVKDSLGKQWSQLSDKKRLKWIHKALEQRKEYEEIMRDYIQKHPELNISEEGITKSTLTKAERQLKDKFDGRPTKPPPNSYSLYCAELMANMKDVPSTERMVLCSQQWKLLSQKEKDAYHKKCDQKKKDYEVELLRFLESLPEEEQQRVLGEEKMLNINKKQTTSPASKKPSQEGGKGSSEKPKRPVSAMFIFSEEKRRQLQEERPELSESELTRLLARMWNDLSEKKKAKYKAREAALKAQSERKPAGEREERGKLPESPKRAEEIWQQSVIGDYLARFKNDRVKALKAMEMTWNNMEKKEKLMWIKKAAEDQKRYERELSEMRAPPAAANSSKKMKFQGEPKKPPMNGYQKFSQELLSNGELNHLPLKERMVEIGSRWQRISQSQKEHYKKLAEEQQKQYKVHLDLWVKSLSPQDRAAYKEYISNKRKSMTKLRGPNPKSSRTTLQSKSESEEDEDEDEDEDDEDEEEEDDENGDSSEDGGDSSESSSEDESEDGDENEEDDEDEDDDEDDDEDEDNESEGSSSSSSSSGDSSDSDSN